The following proteins come from a genomic window of Campylobacter coli 76339:
- a CDS encoding Putative periplasmic ATP/GTP-binding protein has product MKKYVLSLALVGASLLGASELKYQEFDGFKSPESIFVDKNSVYVSNVGEKLEPLAKDNDGFISKLDKNGKVLEHKFISNLNAPKGMMEVANTLYVVDIDVVRGFDLKSKKEVFNLPIKGAIFLNAIEKLNDDTLLVSDTGTGLVLKVDLKAKKYDELLKLDIAKFGGPNGLYLDRKNDKLFIAGYHPDGASGGVVMSYDLKDKKLSVIKNEKEAYDGIVPYENALLVSSWGENLNGVIYRLEDDKALKLDLPSIKGPADIFIEGDTLWIPKMVEGKILKVELKN; this is encoded by the coding sequence ATGAAAAAATATGTTTTAAGCTTAGCACTTGTTGGAGCAAGTTTACTTGGGGCAAGTGAGTTGAAATATCAAGAATTTGATGGTTTTAAAAGCCCTGAAAGTATTTTTGTAGATAAAAATTCTGTATATGTATCTAATGTAGGTGAAAAACTTGAGCCTTTGGCAAAAGACAATGATGGTTTTATCTCTAAGCTTGATAAAAATGGCAAAGTGCTTGAGCATAAATTTATAAGCAATCTAAATGCTCCAAAAGGTATGATGGAGGTTGCAAATACACTTTATGTGGTGGATATTGATGTGGTGCGTGGTTTTGATTTGAAAAGCAAAAAAGAAGTGTTTAATTTGCCTATAAAGGGTGCAATTTTTCTAAATGCTATCGAAAAATTAAATGATGATACGCTTTTAGTAAGCGATACAGGCACAGGACTTGTTTTAAAAGTGGATTTAAAAGCGAAAAAATATGATGAGTTATTAAAACTTGATATTGCTAAATTTGGCGGTCCTAATGGACTTTACTTAGATAGAAAAAATGATAAGCTTTTTATAGCAGGATATCATCCAGATGGTGCTAGTGGCGGTGTTGTGATGAGTTATGATTTAAAAGATAAAAAACTAAGCGTGATTAAAAATGAAAAAGAAGCTTATGATGGAATCGTTCCTTATGAAAATGCCTTGCTTGTAAGTTCTTGGGGTGAAAATTTAAACGGGGTGATTTATCGTTTAGAAGATGATAAAGCATTAAAACTTGACTTACCTTCTATCAAAGGTCCTGCAGATATTTTCATAGAAGGTGATACTTTATGGATTCCTAAGATGGTAGAAGGTAAAATACTTAAAGTAGAACTTAAAAACTAA
- a CDS encoding Putative transmembrane transport protein, whose translation MLSFRKIFWLNVAIVIIVAFNLRAPITAIGPMIDIIQDEYDLNSTLAGVLTSLPLIAFGSISFIVGYFSPIRAIVAGIFLIFIAELIRSYLGVYGLFLGMLGIGCGIAIANVLLPSFIKEKFPKKMASMMGIYSLILSISSIAGIALSMPLLNIFDLAGAMVFWSVFSFIALMIYYPQAKNGRFFRTKKKESKKINLLKNPTTWKITLFMGFQSFLAYSLFFWYVQIIVEKGYDKDFATDMVLFSQLVAAPVSLFGPLLLGKLKKSLHTPYIAILCAMYAVSFGILLAFDTRFMIILAAFIIGFPWGGVFGIALLFIAQKSSNVKIAARLSAFAQGFGYLIAAQGQWIIGIFHDMFGNFTSSICILFIVGILVNIFGYLAYKSKVIS comes from the coding sequence ATGCTTTCTTTTAGAAAAATTTTTTGGTTAAATGTTGCTATTGTCATAATTGTAGCATTTAACCTTAGGGCTCCTATTACCGCGATAGGACCCATGATCGATATTATCCAAGATGAGTATGATCTTAATTCCACTCTTGCAGGCGTGCTTACTAGTCTTCCTTTGATAGCTTTTGGTAGTATTTCTTTTATAGTGGGATATTTTTCTCCTATCCGTGCGATTGTTGCTGGAATTTTTCTTATTTTTATCGCAGAGCTTATTCGTTCTTATTTAGGTGTTTATGGTTTATTTTTAGGAATGCTTGGTATAGGTTGTGGTATAGCTATTGCCAATGTGTTATTGCCAAGTTTTATTAAGGAAAAATTTCCTAAAAAAATGGCAAGTATGATGGGAATTTATAGTCTTATTTTAAGCATTTCTTCTATAGCAGGAATTGCTTTATCTATGCCTTTATTAAATATATTTGATTTAGCAGGCGCTATGGTTTTTTGGTCGGTTTTTTCTTTTATTGCTTTGATGATTTATTATCCCCAAGCTAAAAATGGTCGTTTTTTTCGCACCAAGAAAAAAGAGAGTAAAAAAATCAATCTTTTAAAAAATCCAACCACTTGGAAAATCACTCTTTTTATGGGTTTTCAAAGTTTTTTAGCTTATTCTTTATTTTTTTGGTATGTGCAAATAATCGTAGAAAAAGGCTATGATAAAGATTTTGCAACCGATATGGTGCTTTTTTCTCAGCTTGTAGCTGCTCCAGTTTCTCTTTTCGGCCCTTTGCTTTTAGGAAAACTCAAAAAGAGTTTGCATACGCCTTATATAGCTATATTGTGTGCGATGTATGCGGTATCTTTTGGAATTTTACTTGCATTTGATACTCGGTTTATGATCATACTTGCTGCATTTATTATAGGGTTTCCTTGGGGTGGTGTTTTTGGCATCGCTTTGCTCTTTATCGCTCAAAAAAGCTCTAATGTAAAAATAGCTGCAAGGCTTTCAGCTTTTGCTCAAGGCTTTGGATATTTAATCGCAGCACAAGGGCAATGGATTATAGGGATTTTCCATGATATGTTTGGAAATTTTACAAGCTCTATTTGTATACTTTTTATCGTGGGTATACTTGTTAATATTTTTGGATATCTAGCTTATAAAAGCAAGGTTATTTCATAG
- a CDS encoding UDP-N-acetylglucosamine--N-acetylmuramyl-(pentapeptide) pyrophosphoryl-undecaprenol N-acetylglucosamine transferase , CAzY family GT28 yields the protein MTIVLTGGGTGGHLAIVRCLLESATKKNIDCVYIGSQNGQDRAWFENETRFKAKFFLSSRGVVNQSKLGKINSLLHTLKLSKECKQIFKDYDIKAVFSVGGYSAAPASFAALFSHLPLFIHEQNSKSGSLNNLLKPFAKQFYSAFEKEIVPYPVADKFFEKARIRKELKNIIFLGGSQGAKFINNLALNLAPELQKKGIGIIHQCGKNELEKYQQAYKDLNIQADVFDFSPRLEEKMQNADLAISRAGASTLFELCANTLPSIFIPYPHAAKNHQYFNAKFLQDKALCQIFIQNNTHSDEILKAILKLNLEDISTRLKDMAQKNGADILLEKALETMK from the coding sequence ATGACAATAGTTCTAACAGGTGGTGGGACGGGTGGACACCTAGCCATTGTGCGATGTTTATTAGAAAGTGCAACTAAAAAAAATATAGATTGCGTTTATATAGGAAGTCAAAATGGCCAAGATAGAGCTTGGTTTGAAAACGAAACTCGTTTTAAAGCAAAATTCTTTTTAAGCTCTCGTGGGGTTGTTAACCAAAGCAAACTCGGAAAAATCAATTCCTTACTCCACACACTCAAGCTTAGTAAAGAATGTAAACAAATCTTTAAAGATTATGATATCAAAGCGGTTTTTAGCGTAGGAGGATACAGTGCTGCTCCTGCTTCTTTTGCTGCTTTGTTTTCACACCTGCCTTTATTTATCCATGAACAAAATTCAAAAAGTGGTTCTTTGAATAATCTTTTAAAGCCTTTTGCTAAGCAGTTTTATAGCGCTTTTGAAAAAGAAATTGTACCCTACCCTGTAGCAGATAAATTTTTTGAAAAAGCAAGAATTCGCAAAGAATTAAAAAATATCATTTTTCTAGGCGGATCCCAAGGAGCTAAATTTATAAACAACTTAGCCTTAAATCTAGCTCCAGAACTTCAAAAAAAGGGAATTGGCATCATTCATCAATGTGGAAAAAACGAGCTTGAAAAGTATCAACAAGCTTATAAAGATTTAAATATACAAGCTGATGTATTTGACTTTAGTCCCCGTTTAGAAGAAAAAATGCAAAATGCAGATTTGGCTATTTCACGAGCAGGTGCAAGCACGCTTTTTGAACTTTGTGCCAATACTCTACCAAGTATTTTCATACCCTATCCTCACGCTGCTAAAAATCACCAGTATTTTAATGCTAAATTTTTACAAGATAAAGCCTTATGTCAAATTTTTATACAAAACAATACCCATTCTGATGAAATTTTAAAAGCCATACTGAAACTAAATCTAGAAGATATCTCTACAAGGCTTAAAGATATGGCGCAAAAAAATGGTGCGGATATTTTGCTTGAAAAAGCATTAGAAACTATGAAATAA
- a CDS encoding Cell division protein FtsW yields the protein MIADKKLFYLSCILISIGIVFSYSLTVFTVLFFDYNEFHFFIRQLFFGLSGILIMFFISRLDPDKILAKRIILAILIGSFICILILPFLPSALATASGGAKRWIRLGPLSISPVEFFKIGLIYFLAWSYTRRIDDSKKAIKHEALILLPYCILASIVIGYIYITQNDLGQSVISFFLILALAFFAGASKRLFAFGTLIIIMIGIMVIFSNQRRIQRIASWWGNIQDAFLPMLPDWMANALRVSGNSEPYQISHSLNAIAHGGIFGEGLGLGTFKLGFLSEVHTDFVLSGITEEIGLFGLGVICFIYLWMILRIFRIAGRCEEKQDFIFCSGIALLLLFSFFMNAFGIISLTPLKGVAVPLLSYGGSSMWAICIGIGYVLMISKKVKL from the coding sequence ATGATTGCCGATAAAAAATTATTTTATTTAAGCTGTATTTTAATAAGCATAGGTATAGTATTTTCATACTCTCTTACTGTTTTTACTGTGCTTTTTTTTGATTATAATGAATTTCACTTTTTTATACGCCAACTCTTTTTTGGGCTTAGCGGTATATTGATCATGTTTTTTATTTCTCGCCTTGATCCTGATAAAATACTTGCCAAAAGGATTATCCTAGCTATACTTATAGGCTCTTTTATATGTATTCTTATCCTACCTTTTTTACCCTCTGCTTTAGCAACTGCTAGTGGGGGTGCAAAGCGTTGGATTCGTTTAGGACCTCTTTCTATTTCTCCTGTGGAATTTTTCAAAATAGGACTGATTTATTTTTTAGCTTGGAGCTACACAAGACGCATTGATGACAGCAAAAAAGCAATCAAACATGAAGCTTTGATTCTCTTGCCTTATTGTATCTTAGCTTCCATCGTGATAGGCTATATCTATATCACGCAAAATGATTTGGGACAAAGTGTTATTTCTTTCTTTTTAATTCTAGCTCTAGCTTTTTTTGCAGGTGCGAGTAAAAGGCTTTTTGCTTTTGGAACTTTAATCATTATAATGATAGGAATCATGGTAATTTTTAGCAACCAAAGGCGTATCCAAAGGATAGCTTCTTGGTGGGGCAATATCCAAGATGCTTTCTTACCTATGCTACCTGATTGGATGGCAAATGCCTTAAGAGTAAGCGGCAATAGCGAGCCTTATCAAATTTCACACTCTTTAAATGCTATAGCTCATGGAGGGATATTTGGCGAAGGACTTGGACTGGGCACTTTTAAACTTGGTTTTTTAAGCGAAGTACATACCGACTTCGTTCTTTCGGGCATCACAGAAGAGATAGGGCTTTTTGGCTTGGGGGTTATTTGCTTTATCTATCTTTGGATGATTTTAAGAATTTTTAGAATCGCAGGAAGATGTGAAGAAAAACAAGATTTTATATTTTGTTCAGGCATTGCTTTGCTTTTACTCTTTTCATTCTTTATGAATGCTTTTGGTATCATTTCTCTTACACCTTTAAAAGGGGTTGCGGTACCTCTTTTAAGCTATGGGGGGAGCTCAATGTGGGCAATTTGTATAGGAATTGGATATGTTTTAATGATTTCAAAAAAGGTTAAATTATGA
- a CDS encoding Pyruvate carboxyl transferase subunit A encodes MVQIHKILIANRAEIAVRVIRACRDLHIKSVAVFTEPDRECLHVKIADEAYRIGTDAIRGYLDVGRIIEIAKACGADAIHPGYGFLSENYDFAKACEEAGIIFIGPKSEVIHKMGNKNIARKLMAQNGIPIVPGTEKLNAYSMDEIKVFAEKIGYPVILKASGGGGGRGIRVVHKEEELENAFDSCKREALTYFNNDEVFMEKYVVNPRHIEFQILGDNYGNIIHLCERDCSIQRRHQKVIEIAPCPGISDNLRKTMGVTAVAAAKAVGYTNAGTIEFLLDDYNRFYFMEMNTRIQVEHPVTEEITGVDLIVRQIRIAGGEILDLEQSDIKPRGFAIEARITAENVWKNFIPSPGKIGEYYPALGPSVRVDSHIYKDYTVPPYYDSMLAKLIIKATSYDLAVNKLERALKEFTIDIRTTIPFLIAITKTREFRRGYFDTSFIETHMQELLENTEDRHQDNKEEVIAAIAATLKKIRESRE; translated from the coding sequence ATGGTACAAATTCATAAGATTCTTATAGCAAATCGTGCTGAAATAGCTGTCCGTGTAATCCGTGCTTGTAGGGATTTACATATTAAGAGTGTTGCAGTTTTTACAGAGCCTGATCGTGAGTGTTTGCATGTAAAAATTGCTGATGAAGCTTATCGTATAGGTACGGATGCTATAAGAGGTTATTTGGATGTAGGAAGAATTATAGAAATTGCCAAAGCTTGTGGAGCTGATGCTATACATCCTGGTTATGGATTTTTAAGTGAGAATTATGACTTTGCTAAAGCTTGTGAGGAAGCAGGAATTATTTTCATAGGTCCAAAATCTGAAGTTATCCATAAAATGGGAAATAAAAATATAGCTCGTAAATTAATGGCTCAAAATGGAATTCCTATCGTTCCAGGAACGGAAAAATTAAATGCTTATAGTATGGATGAAATCAAAGTATTTGCAGAGAAGATAGGCTATCCTGTGATTTTAAAAGCTTCAGGGGGTGGCGGAGGACGAGGAATTCGTGTCGTTCATAAAGAAGAAGAATTAGAAAATGCTTTTGATTCGTGTAAAAGAGAAGCATTGACTTATTTTAACAATGATGAAGTATTTATGGAAAAATATGTAGTCAATCCTCGCCATATAGAATTTCAAATTTTAGGGGATAATTATGGAAATATTATCCATCTTTGCGAAAGGGATTGTTCTATTCAAAGAAGACACCAAAAAGTGATCGAAATCGCGCCTTGTCCTGGAATTTCAGACAATCTAAGAAAAACTATGGGTGTTACTGCTGTGGCTGCTGCTAAGGCTGTTGGCTATACAAATGCGGGGACTATAGAATTTTTACTTGATGATTATAACCGTTTTTATTTTATGGAAATGAATACAAGAATTCAAGTAGAACATCCTGTAACTGAAGAAATTACGGGAGTGGATTTGATCGTGCGTCAAATTCGTATTGCAGGTGGGGAAATTTTAGATCTAGAACAAAGTGATATCAAGCCAAGAGGTTTTGCTATAGAAGCAAGGATTACGGCTGAAAATGTATGGAAAAATTTTATTCCAAGTCCAGGTAAGATAGGGGAGTATTATCCAGCACTTGGGCCATCTGTAAGGGTGGACAGTCATATTTATAAAGATTATACTGTGCCTCCTTATTATGATTCTATGCTTGCAAAATTAATCATAAAAGCTACAAGTTATGATTTAGCGGTCAATAAGCTTGAAAGAGCCTTAAAAGAATTTACCATAGACATTAGAACAACTATACCGTTTTTGATCGCAATTACTAAAACAAGAGAATTTAGAAGAGGATATTTTGATACTTCTTTTATAGAAACACATATGCAAGAATTGTTAGAAAATACTGAAGATCGCCATCAAGATAACAAAGAAGAAGTTATCGCCGCAATCGCAGCTACCTTAAAGAAAATACGCGAAAGTAGAGAGTAA
- a CDS encoding Arginine-tRNA-protein transferase, which produces MHEIGFCTLEDECPYLKDRRSRIEYKYIENCSKEVNSELIRRGWRRFGRYFSRPICKDCKECLSLRILVDEYQFSRSERRVINKNTNTKIILRKPLLSNEHLFLYDKYHRFMEEKKSWKRYDLNFRQYYNLYVDGFMNFGYELAFYVEDKLVCVDFIDRLEDGISSIYCFYDPEFSYLSLGKFSLLSEIEIAKKEKLKYIYLGYFVKKCQSLSYKADYTPNEILKGTSSLFENEILWERWDADCANFRNYQC; this is translated from the coding sequence ATGCATGAGATAGGTTTTTGTACTCTTGAAGATGAATGTCCTTATCTAAAAGATAGGCGTTCTAGGATAGAGTACAAATATATAGAAAATTGTTCCAAGGAAGTTAATAGCGAGCTTATAAGGCGTGGCTGGCGTCGTTTTGGTAGGTATTTTTCTCGTCCTATTTGTAAAGATTGTAAAGAGTGTTTAAGTCTTAGAATTTTGGTGGATGAGTATCAATTCTCCCGTAGTGAAAGAAGAGTGATCAATAAAAACACAAATACCAAAATCATACTAAGAAAACCTTTGTTAAGCAATGAGCATTTGTTTTTGTATGATAAATATCACCGCTTTATGGAAGAAAAAAAGTCTTGGAAAAGATACGATTTAAATTTCAGGCAATACTACAATCTTTATGTTGATGGATTTATGAATTTTGGTTACGAGCTTGCTTTTTATGTAGAGGATAAGCTCGTTTGTGTAGATTTTATCGACAGACTTGAAGATGGAATTTCTAGTATTTATTGTTTTTATGATCCGGAATTTTCTTATCTTTCTTTGGGTAAATTTTCTCTACTTAGTGAAATAGAGATAGCTAAAAAAGAAAAATTAAAATATATTTATTTAGGATATTTTGTAAAAAAGTGTCAATCTTTATCGTATAAAGCCGATTATACACCCAATGAAATTTTAAAAGGCACAAGTTCGCTTTTTGAGAATGAGATTTTATGGGAGAGATGGGATGCAGATTGTGCAAACTTTAGAAACTATCAATGTTAA
- a CDS encoding Possible dnaJ-like protein, with amino-acid sequence MQIVQTLETINVNTDDINVFQYFKDLITKNFTKVVGRKNKIFSFFEENEIPQRRYFLKVLDQKYRKSSNESIENLKDAHFKTFRLNFEQNNMLKPMLFIKVEFAADKILMKLSSNEKLFVTYIRNYFKEHSIEYNEMTRILILEYKNESTFELFEAFADESNHLKYCVNFEVDHQEYKNFRQNIHNKENMKWKFNALAKLFSNYFNTLECTPQNDLSEIRHKYLIMVKLYHPDFYQGKSAIEQAYAREQFEKIQIAYDNLKALYKNNT; translated from the coding sequence ATGCAGATTGTGCAAACTTTAGAAACTATCAATGTTAATACCGATGATATTAATGTTTTTCAGTATTTTAAAGACTTAATTACCAAAAATTTCACAAAGGTAGTAGGGCGTAAAAATAAGATTTTTTCTTTTTTTGAAGAGAATGAAATTCCACAACGCCGTTATTTTTTAAAAGTCTTAGATCAAAAGTATCGCAAAAGTTCTAACGAAAGTATAGAAAACTTAAAAGATGCGCATTTTAAAACTTTTAGACTCAATTTTGAACAAAATAATATGCTTAAGCCTATGTTGTTTATCAAGGTTGAATTTGCTGCAGATAAGATTTTAATGAAGCTCAGTTCAAATGAAAAGCTTTTTGTCACCTATATAAGAAATTATTTTAAAGAACACAGTATAGAGTATAATGAAATGACTCGTATATTGATCTTAGAATATAAAAATGAAAGCACTTTTGAACTTTTTGAAGCTTTTGCGGATGAGAGTAATCATTTAAAATATTGCGTTAATTTTGAAGTTGATCATCAAGAGTATAAAAATTTTCGTCAAAATATCCACAATAAAGAAAATATGAAATGGAAATTTAATGCTCTAGCTAAGCTTTTTAGTAATTATTTTAATACCTTAGAATGTACTCCGCAAAACGATCTTAGCGAGATTAGACATAAGTATTTGATCATGGTAAAGCTTTATCATCCTGATTTTTATCAAGGCAAAAGCGCTATAGAGCAAGCTTATGCAAGAGAGCAATTTGAAAAAATACAAATTGCTTATGATAATTTAAAAGCCCTTTATAAAAACAATACCTAA
- a CDS encoding Acriflavin resistance protein / Multidrug efflux system CmeDEF, whose amino-acid sequence MFFLALMLFGMISALSMSVNLFPNVSIPLIKITSKVNGDLKFVESKITKEIENALSEIDGVKTITSATYDNFSVSVVEFKLGKNLEVAANDVRDKIGTLSLPTKPEIEKISSDSGSAISLFVYSKDKLNLMREINDKIKPFLQRIDGVGKIEAKGFLEPQIRIELKPNELEKYNLNALEIANIIKNQNFKQALGELDNKQNNYIIKGYFEATNLEELANLRIKTGVFLSDIAHISNLYEDEKQSAIYKNQEGALLELGKITNYNTLEMVKNVKNALPNLEKQISNDISIEVLYDKSLNIHKHLSQVIFDMVLGIFLTLVIVFLFLRNLSATLIACIAIPTSIISTFFIIDLLGYDLNRLTFIALTLSIGIFIDDAIVVIENIAKKLKTYPPLQAAFLGISEIGFSVLSISMVLLCVFIPISYMNSIPGLFFNALGISVASGIVISFLVSVLLIPSLSARFLNPQESKFYEKTEAFFKKMEQKYENLLYKILKNKAKFILATLIFVALSFALATRIGLDFLPMEDDSEIQVLLESKKDLSLEAMKEKSLHLLEKIQMDENIAYAFLLLAYDDAKDSTKAKIYIKLKSLEERKLRQNAIVNLYRQKFQDEDLKIKILELPKIEGAGIDDPVQFLILGEDLQSLKEAASRAKEILASNTRIVDINDNANMLKSEVALHINREKAKLLDVDPQYIAGILGYSFGQLSIGSMDRGNSKDDIILSFAPQFKKDIEALKRISIKNNQGLNLDLASVIDFTYSEDLKTINRYNKNRSIKITAGVNDLSLGAVQALLLDNIDTILGKNTNLSYTFSGFINLLGETIQGFMMAVILAFVLIYLVLAALYESFILPLIIMITMPLAFGGTSIGLFITGHNFSLFVLIAIILLFGMVGKNAILLVDVANKKCHEGLDPDEALLIAGKSRLRAILMTTFAMIFAMLPLALSRGAGYEANSPMAIAVIFGLISSTLLTLLVVPALFKFCFKLDAKLRKIYEREKIN is encoded by the coding sequence ATGTTCTTTTTAGCTTTGATGCTTTTTGGGATGATTTCTGCTTTAAGCATGAGTGTAAATTTATTTCCTAATGTTTCTATACCACTTATAAAAATCACAAGTAAGGTTAATGGGGATTTAAAATTTGTAGAATCTAAAATAACCAAAGAAATAGAAAACGCTCTAAGTGAAATCGATGGAGTAAAGACTATCACCTCAGCAACATACGATAATTTTAGCGTAAGCGTTGTAGAATTTAAACTAGGAAAAAATCTTGAAGTGGCGGCTAATGATGTGCGTGATAAAATCGGCACTCTAAGCCTACCTACCAAACCTGAAATCGAAAAAATCAGCTCTGATTCGGGTTCGGCGATTTCTCTTTTTGTATACTCTAAAGATAAATTAAATCTTATGCGCGAAATCAATGATAAAATCAAGCCTTTTTTGCAAAGGATCGATGGGGTAGGAAAAATCGAAGCTAAGGGTTTTTTAGAGCCTCAAATTCGTATAGAATTAAAACCAAATGAACTTGAAAAATACAATCTTAACGCCTTAGAAATCGCCAATATCATCAAAAATCAAAATTTTAAACAAGCCTTAGGAGAGCTTGACAATAAGCAAAATAACTATATCATCAAAGGTTATTTTGAAGCTACAAATTTAGAAGAGCTCGCGAATCTTCGTATTAAAACAGGAGTATTTTTAAGCGATATAGCCCATATCTCAAACCTCTATGAGGATGAAAAACAAAGTGCGATCTACAAAAATCAAGAGGGTGCGCTTTTAGAACTAGGAAAAATTACAAATTATAATACACTTGAAATGGTTAAGAATGTCAAAAATGCCTTGCCAAATTTAGAAAAACAAATTTCTAATGATATAAGTATAGAAGTACTGTATGATAAAAGCCTAAATATCCACAAACATCTTTCTCAAGTTATTTTTGATATGGTTTTGGGAATTTTCCTTACCCTTGTGATTGTATTTTTATTTTTAAGAAATTTAAGCGCCACTTTGATTGCTTGCATAGCCATACCTACTTCTATCATCTCAACCTTTTTTATCATTGATCTTTTAGGCTATGATCTAAACCGCCTAACCTTTATTGCTCTTACTTTAAGCATAGGAATTTTTATCGATGATGCCATAGTCGTAATCGAAAATATCGCTAAAAAATTAAAAACTTATCCACCTTTACAGGCTGCTTTTTTAGGCATTAGCGAAATAGGCTTTAGCGTTTTAAGTATCAGTATGGTTTTACTTTGCGTTTTCATACCTATTTCTTATATGAATTCTATTCCGGGTTTATTTTTTAATGCTTTAGGTATAAGTGTTGCAAGTGGCATAGTTATAAGTTTTTTAGTTTCAGTGCTTTTAATCCCTAGCTTAAGTGCTAGATTTTTAAACCCACAAGAAAGTAAATTTTATGAAAAAACAGAAGCATTTTTTAAAAAAATGGAACAAAAATACGAAAATTTACTTTATAAAATTTTGAAAAACAAGGCCAAATTTATCCTAGCTACTCTTATTTTTGTAGCTCTTTCTTTTGCTTTGGCTACACGCATAGGGCTTGATTTTTTACCTATGGAAGATGATAGCGAAATTCAAGTTTTACTTGAAAGTAAAAAGGATTTAAGCTTAGAAGCTATGAAAGAAAAAAGTCTTCATTTGCTTGAAAAAATTCAAATGGATGAAAATATAGCCTATGCTTTTTTACTTCTAGCCTATGATGATGCCAAAGACAGCACAAAGGCTAAAATTTATATCAAATTAAAAAGTTTAGAAGAAAGAAAGTTAAGACAAAATGCTATTGTCAATTTATATCGGCAAAAATTCCAAGATGAGGATTTAAAAATCAAAATTCTAGAACTACCTAAAATAGAAGGTGCGGGCATTGATGATCCTGTGCAGTTTTTAATTTTAGGAGAAGATTTGCAAAGCTTAAAAGAAGCAGCTTCTCGCGCTAAAGAAATCCTAGCAAGCAATACGCGTATTGTAGATATTAATGATAATGCAAATATGTTAAAATCCGAAGTGGCTCTACATATCAACAGAGAAAAGGCAAAACTCTTGGATGTAGATCCTCAATACATAGCTGGAATTTTAGGATATTCTTTTGGACAACTTAGCATTGGAAGTATGGATAGGGGAAATTCAAAAGATGATATCATTTTAAGTTTTGCCCCACAATTTAAAAAAGATATAGAAGCTTTAAAACGCATCAGTATTAAAAATAATCAGGGTTTAAATTTAGATCTTGCGAGTGTGATTGATTTTACCTATAGTGAAGATTTAAAAACTATCAATCGCTACAATAAAAACCGCTCCATTAAAATCACTGCTGGAGTAAATGATCTTTCTTTAGGAGCTGTCCAAGCACTCTTACTTGATAATATAGACACTATTTTAGGCAAAAATACAAATCTAAGCTATACTTTTTCTGGCTTTATTAATCTTTTAGGTGAAACCATACAAGGCTTTATGATGGCTGTTATTTTAGCTTTTGTTTTGATTTATCTTGTTTTAGCCGCACTTTATGAAAGCTTTATTTTACCTCTTATCATCATGATAACCATGCCTTTAGCTTTTGGCGGTACTTCCATAGGGCTTTTTATAACGGGGCATAATTTTTCACTTTTTGTTTTAATAGCCATTATTTTACTTTTTGGAATGGTAGGTAAAAATGCTATCTTGCTTGTAGATGTTGCCAACAAAAAATGCCACGAAGGTTTAGATCCTGATGAGGCTCTTTTGATAGCCGGAAAATCACGCTTAAGAGCTATCTTGATGACTACATTTGCTATGATTTTTGCTATGTTACCTCTAGCTCTTTCAAGAGGGGCAGGATATGAAGCAAATTCACCTATGGCTATAGCAGTTATTTTTGGACTTATAAGCTCTACTTTGCTTACCTTACTTGTGGTACCTGCACTTTTTAAATTCTGTTTTAAACTTGATGCCAAATTAAGAAAGATTTATGAAAGAGAGAAGATAAACTAA